The Desulfocurvibacter africanus subsp. africanus DSM 2603 region GCTCAGGGCCGAGGTTCGCCAGGTGGTCTACTCGAACGCCGAGAACGGCTACTGCGTGTTGCGCGCCGCCTCGGCCAGCGAGCCCGGCTTGGTCACGGCCGTGGGCATCCTGGGCCAGGTCACGCCTGGCGAGATGCTGGAGCTGTCCGGCCGCTGGATCGTGCACTCCAAGTTTGGCCGACAGTTCGAGGTGACCTCCTTCCGACAGACCTATCCGGCCACGGAACACGGCATCGTGCGCTATCTTTCGTCCGGGCTCATCAAGGGCGTGGGGCCGAAGACGGCCGAGGCTCTGGTGGCGACCTTCGGCACGGCCGTGCTGGACATCATTGAGAGCGAGCCCGAGCGGCTGCTCGAAGTGGACGGCATCGGCAAGAAGACCCTGGAGCGCATCCGCGAGTCCTGGGGCACCCAGCGGGACATTCGCACGCTCATGCTCTTTCTGCAGTCCCACGACGTACCCACCACCTACGCGGCCAGGATCTACAAGGCCTTCGGGGCCGAGGCCGTGGAGCGGCTCAAGGAGAACCCCTACGAGCTGGCCTATCTGGTGCGCGGCATCGGCTTCCGCACGGCCGACGTCATGGCCATGAAGCTGGGCCTGCCGCCCGACAGCCAAGTGCGCTTGGAGGCCGCGATCGTCTACGCCCTGTTCAGCATGTCCGAGAAGGGCCACTTGTTTTTCCCGGAGGACAAGCTCCTAGACCAGGTGGACCGCATGCTGGAGGGCATGGAGTCGGCCAAGCTGCATCAGGCTCTGGCCGGCCTGCTGGAGCGCAAGCGCGTGGTGGTCGAGGAGATCGGCACGGCCGACGTGCAACGCGGCGTGTATTTGCAGCACTTCTATCGCTGGGAGCAGGAGACGGCCTCGCGGCTGTACAATCTTGTGAGCCATCCCGCACCCACGGCAACCTTGGAGAAGGTCGAGCGCGGCCTGCCGGAACTGGAAGCCGAGACCGGCATCAAGCTCTCCCATGAGCAGCGCGAGGCCGTGCTGGGCGCGGTAGCCAACAAGGCCTTCATTATCACCGGCGGGCCGGGCACGGGCAAGACGACCATCACGCGCATGGTCGTACGCTCGCTCAAGAAAGCCGGGCTCAAGATCAAGCTCGCCGCGCCCACGGGCCGCGCGGCCAAGCGGCTGTCCGAGGCTTCCGGCGAGTCCGCCTCGACTCTGCACCGGCTGCTGCAGTACTCGCCGGAACAGGGCTTCTCGATCAACGAGGACTCCAAGCTCAAGGCCGAGGCGGTCATCATCGACGAGGCCAGCATGCTCGACGCGCAGCTTTTCGTCAGTGTGCTGCGTGCGCTTCCGCTGACCTGCCGGCTCATTCTGGTTGGCGACGTGAACCAGCTTCCGAGCGTGGGGCCGGGTAACATTCTGTCCGACCTGCTCGCCAGCCAGGTCGTGCCGAGCATGTGCCTTACGCGCATCTACCGCCAAGCTCAGGAGAGCTGGATCGTGACCAACGCCCACCGGGTCAACGACGGTCAGTTCCCCGGCGAAGACAGCAAGGCCGTGCCGCCCAAGAAGGACTTTTTCTGGGTGCGCCAGGACGAACCGGCCCGCGTGCAGGCGCTCATCCTGCAGCTCGTGTGCGAGCGCATCCCCGAGATTTACGGCCTGGATCCTAAGCGGGACATCCAGGTGCTCACGCCCATGCACAAGGGCGAGGTGGGCACGCAGGCGCTCAACACCATGCTCCAGGAACGGCTCAATCCGCTCAGGTCCGGCATGCAGGAGATCGTGCGCGGCCGCACGACCTTCCGTCCCGGCGACCGGGTGCTGCAACTGCGCAACAATTACGAGAAGGAAATCTATAACGGCGACCTGGGCTGGGTCACCAGCGTGGACCCGGAGGCGGGCGAGGCGCTGGTGGATTTCGAGGGCAGGGGAGTGGCCTTCGAGGCCGCGGATCTGGACGAGCTGACCCTGGCCTACGCCGTGAGCGTGCACAAGTCCCAGGGCAGCGAGTACCCTGCCGTTGTGGTGCCCATGGTTACGCAACATTATATCATGCTGCAGCGCAACCTGCTCTACACCGCGCTGACCCGCGCCCGGGAGCTGGCCGTGCTCATCGGCAGCGACAAGGCCGTGGGCATCGCCCTGCGCGCCAACGACGCGGAGAAGCGCTACACGCACCTGAAGGTGAGACTTCAGGAACTGTTCAACCAGACGCAACTTTTTTAGAGCATTTGCTTTTGAAAATGCTCTGCAAGCCATGCGTCGGCATGGCTTCCCGCCGCGCAGGCGCAGGCGCAATTCACTTGCGCCGTCAACGCCGGAGCGGGCGTCTTAAAAACAATCTGCTCTAGGGGTGACAGTGCAAGCCATTCCTTCCATCCTGACCATCGCTGGCTCGGACTCCGGCGGCGGGGCCGGCATCCAGGCCGACCTCAAGACCATTCATGCCCACGGCTGCTACGGCTTGTCGGTCATCACGGCCCTGACGGCCCAGAATACGCGGGGCGTGACCGGCATCCATGCGCCGCCGGCCGAATTCGTGGCCAAGCAGCTGGAAACGGTACTGGCGGACATCGACGTGGCCGCGGCCAAGACGGGCATGCTCTTCTCGGCCGAGATCATCCGGGCCGTGGCCTGGGGCCTGCGTGACGTCGCCTTTCCGCTGGTAGTGGACCCGGTGTGCGTGGCCCAGTCGGGCGACCAGCTTTTGCAGGACTCGGCCGTGTCGGCCATGAAGACGCACATTTTCCCGCGCGCAACGCTGCTCACGCCGAACATCCCCGAGGCTGAGCTATTCTCGGGCCTGAAGATCGAATCGTCCAAGGACGTTTTCGCGGCCATGCGTGCGCTGCTCGATCTCGGCCCCAAGGCAGTGCTCATCAAGGGCGGGCACATGCGCGAAGGGGAGCAGGTCACGGACTGGCTGGGCCTGCCGGACGGCAAGATTGTCAGCCTGCCCATGCCGCGCGTGGGCGGCGAGAGCCGTCACGGCACGGGCTGTACCCTGTCCGCTGCCATTGCGTCCAATTTGGGCCTGGGGCTGTCCATGGAAGATGCCGTGCGCCGCTCCCAGGAATTCCTCAACGCCGCCATCCGCGAGAGCTTCCCCGTGGGGAAGGGGAGTGGGCCGGTGAATCATCTTGTTGCCGGCCAATGGGGGCAGCGCATTAAAGCGAGTTGACAGGCCGCCCCAAAAAGGCCAAAAAGCCTCCGCTACGCCGGACACTCGGCCCGACGGTTGACGTCAGGGCCGAAATCGTTTTTCGTGAATGATGGTTGCCGGCCATGCGTGAGTGGCGGAACTGGTAGACGCACCAGACTTAGGATCTGGCGGCTTAGCCATGGGAGTTCGAGTCTCCCCTCACGCACCAGTGGCTTATGAAAGGGCCGGGCATATCGCCCGGCCCTTTTTGCGTGCTTTAGGCCTTGCCCGCGTCCTGCATCTCGGTGATGAGCCGGTGCAAATCCGTGGACATCTGCGACAAGTTGCGCACGGCGGCGGATGATTGGCTCATGCCGTTCACGGTCTCGGCGATGACGCGGTTGACTTCCTCCAGGCTGCGGCGGATCTGCTCCGACGCCGCGGACTGCTGCTCCGTTGCCGTGGCTATGCTTTCGGCCTGGCGGGCGCTGTTCTGGGCCAGTCCAACAATGTGTTGTAGCGCCTGGCCCGAATTGCGGGCCAGGTCCGTAGCTTCCTCCACAGCCGTGGTCGCGTCGTCCATGCCGCACATATTCTGCTTCGCGGCGTCCTGAATGGCGCGGATGCTTGCGTCCACCTGCTTGGTGGCTCCCATGGTTTTTTCAGCCAACTTGCGCACTTCGTCGGCTACCACGGCGAAGCCTCGGCCGGCCTCTCCGGCGCGGGCCGCTTCGATGGCCGCGTTGAGGGCCAGCAGGTTTGTCTGATCGGCGATGTCGCTGATGACGTTCATGATCTTGCCGATGGATTCGGTCTGCTGACCAAGGTCGGCCATGTTCTTCTTGAGCCGGGAAGCCTGGGAGCGCACGCGGTCGATGGCGGCAACGGCCTGCTCCACGACATGAGCGCCCTTTTCGGCTTCGTCACTGGTCGCGTGCGACTGGGATGAGGCTTGGTTGGTGTTACGGGCCACCTCGGCCACGGTTGCATTCATCTGCTCCATGGCTGTGGCGATTTCGGACACGCGGTCACGCTGTGCTTCGGCTCCGCCACTTACCTGTTCCACCTGCACGGAAAGCTCCTCGGCCGAGGAGGCCACGCGTTCGGATATCTGGTCGGCCCTGTCGGCCACTTGGCGCAGCTTGCCAAGAAGCATGCTCACGCGCTCCTCCTGCCGCCGCGCTTCTTCCAAGGCAGCCTGGGCGTTGTCTGCCTGCTCGGAGGCTTCGTTCCCCTTGGCCTCGGCCTCGGCCATTTTGGCCTTTAGTCGATCCACCATGCGGCTGACTGAAGATTGCAGATTGCCGATCTCGGCTTGGTCGTCGATCTCAGCCTTAGCCTGCAGGTCACCTTCAGCAACTCTGGCTGCATAAGCTTGTAGCTTGGCGAAGGGTGACAGCAGCTCCCGGCGCAGGAACAGGAAGCTGGCCGCTGCGACACCCAATGCGGCGAGTAGGGCGATGCCGGCTGCCGCGAACGTCAGCGAGCGCACAGGTGCAAAGGCCTCGTTAGCTTCGATTTCCGCCAGCAAAGCCCAGCGTTCACCCAGGACGTCCAAGGGCGCATAGGCCGAAAGCACTCGCCGGCCCTTGAAATCCTCCAGAATCTCCACGCCGCTTCCGCCCTTCAGCGCCTTGTGGGCGGTCAGACTGTCAATTTTGCCCAGTATTGGATCAGCAAAGGAGGCCTTTACGGAATGGTGCTCCGGGTCCAGGGGCGAGTCGGAGCGCATGAGCGTGTCGCTGCCCACGAGGTAGCTCTCGCCGGTGGTGCCCATGCCCGAGCGTTGGGCCATGAGGGCGTTGATGTCGGTGATGGAGATCTGCAGAACCACGACGCCGGCCGTGCGTGGGCCGGACATGACCGGCGCGGCGATGAACGCCGCGGGTTCGCCTGCCGAAGGTGCGTATGGCGCGAAATCAGTAAAGGCCAGATTGCCGGTCATTGCCTGCCGCCAAACCTTTGCCAGGCCGCTGTCGCGCAGGGGCCCTTCGGCGAGATCCGCGCCGAGATCGGATTCCCTTGCTTCGGTGAAGAGCACTCGGCCTTCGGAGGAGATGAGGAAGATGTCATAGTAGCCGAGGTTGGCGACATAGCGCTGAAAAAAGGAATGATGGCGGGCGTGCAGCCGCTCGTAGTCATCGGAGCGCACGTCCATGCTCATGCCTGGCAGGATGGCGGCGCGGTTGGCGTAGCTTGTCAAACTTGCGAGCCCGCCGCGCACGTCTTCGCTCTCGCGCAGAACCTCGATGGTGTCGCACCAGCTCTTAACATGCTGCCGCAAGGCATGCAGCTTTATGTCGCGCACGGCCTCCAACTCGTTGAAGGCTTGTCTGGAAAGGCTTTTGGATGCGGTGAAAATGCTGAAAACGCCCATGCATAAAAGTGGCGTCAGGCCGATGCTTAGGGCGAAAATCATCATTTTGGTTCGTAAGGTGATTACTCTGCGCATGCTGTATCTCCGTACGAGTTGCTGGCCTTCAGGTACCGAACAGGTGTTGGCCTGGGAGGGGTGTCGTTTTTCTGGCAAACTGACGAATAGGGCGATTGAGCCTGTAACCGAAAGTCGGTGCGCGAAACAGCTGAAAGGAAGAGATGTCGCGAGCCTGTGTACAGTGCGGTGAAATTCGCCGTGGTTTCAGCCTAACATTGCAAAAGCAGGACAGCTAAAGAGAGTCGCTGGAGTTGTCAATGTGTGACTTTGGTTAATAGTGGTTTGTACGGCTTGGTTCGTAGGAGCCTTTCGGCTGTCAGAATCTCAACTGGATTGACACATGAGCTGTTTGGCTTCTATAAAAGGCGTTTGCAAATTATCCCGACCCTATCGTCCAGCTTTTTGGCATGGGGGCATGGGGTTGAAAAAAATAGTAGAATACCAGCGAGGAGAAGGAGAGCCCCATGGAATACAAGGTCGAAGAAATTTCCCCAGTGGAGCGCAAGATTCAGGTTTCCGTGCCGGCCGAGGAGGCCACCTCGGCCATTCTGGCCACCACCGCTCTGTACCGCCGCGATGCCGACGTCAAAGGCTTCCGCAAGGGCAAGGTGCCCACGGATATGGTCGAGGCCAGATACCGCAAACAGATCTTTGATGAAGCGACCACCGATCTCATCAACCTGCATATCAATCAGATACTTACCGAGCTGAAGCTCGTGCCCATGTCCGGCCTTAAGGTCGATGCCGGTCAGATCGTCAAGGGCGAGGATTTCAGCTATTCCGTCAGCTTCGAGGTTGCGCCCAGGCTTGATCTGCCCGAGTACAAAGGCCGTAAGATTGAGCAGGAATCCGTAGAGGTCAAGGACGACGAAGTCCAGGCCGTTGTGGAGCGCATACGCGAAAGCCTGGCCGAAGTGGCCGAGGTGGAAGAGCCGCGCGAGGCCAAGGACGGTGACGTGGTCACCGTAAGCTTCGCCGCCTTGGCTGGTGGTGAGTTCGAAGGGCTCAAGGCCGACAATTTTCAACTCGAACTGGGCAAAGGCCAGGCTCTTGAGGGCTTCGAGCAACTCATCATCGGCCTTAAGCCCGACGAGCAGCGCACCGGCATGATCTCCTTCCCCGCCGATTTCATCAACGAGAAGCTGGCTGGCAAGTCCACCGAAGTGCGCGTGCATCTGCACTCCATTAAGGAGAAGCGGCTGCCCGAGATGACCGACGAGCTGGCCAAAAAGGCCGGTAACTTCGAGAGCGTGGACAAGATGCGCGAGGCCATTACCGAATCCTACACCAAGAGCCGCACGCAGCTAAACAAGTCCGTGGCCCAGAACAAGCTGATTGACCAGCTTATGGAAGGCATG contains the following coding sequences:
- the thiD gene encoding bifunctional hydroxymethylpyrimidine kinase/phosphomethylpyrimidine kinase, with the protein product MQAIPSILTIAGSDSGGGAGIQADLKTIHAHGCYGLSVITALTAQNTRGVTGIHAPPAEFVAKQLETVLADIDVAAAKTGMLFSAEIIRAVAWGLRDVAFPLVVDPVCVAQSGDQLLQDSAVSAMKTHIFPRATLLTPNIPEAELFSGLKIESSKDVFAAMRALLDLGPKAVLIKGGHMREGEQVTDWLGLPDGKIVSLPMPRVGGESRHGTGCTLSAAIASNLGLGLSMEDAVRRSQEFLNAAIRESFPVGKGSGPVNHLVAGQWGQRIKAS
- a CDS encoding methyl-accepting chemotaxis protein; this encodes MRRVITLRTKMMIFALSIGLTPLLCMGVFSIFTASKSLSRQAFNELEAVRDIKLHALRQHVKSWCDTIEVLRESEDVRGGLASLTSYANRAAILPGMSMDVRSDDYERLHARHHSFFQRYVANLGYYDIFLISSEGRVLFTEARESDLGADLAEGPLRDSGLAKVWRQAMTGNLAFTDFAPYAPSAGEPAAFIAAPVMSGPRTAGVVVLQISITDINALMAQRSGMGTTGESYLVGSDTLMRSDSPLDPEHHSVKASFADPILGKIDSLTAHKALKGGSGVEILEDFKGRRVLSAYAPLDVLGERWALLAEIEANEAFAPVRSLTFAAAGIALLAALGVAAASFLFLRRELLSPFAKLQAYAARVAEGDLQAKAEIDDQAEIGNLQSSVSRMVDRLKAKMAEAEAKGNEASEQADNAQAALEEARRQEERVSMLLGKLRQVADRADQISERVASSAEELSVQVEQVSGGAEAQRDRVSEIATAMEQMNATVAEVARNTNQASSQSHATSDEAEKGAHVVEQAVAAIDRVRSQASRLKKNMADLGQQTESIGKIMNVISDIADQTNLLALNAAIEAARAGEAGRGFAVVADEVRKLAEKTMGATKQVDASIRAIQDAAKQNMCGMDDATTAVEEATDLARNSGQALQHIVGLAQNSARQAESIATATEQQSAASEQIRRSLEEVNRVIAETVNGMSQSSAAVRNLSQMSTDLHRLITEMQDAGKA
- a CDS encoding ATP-dependent RecD-like DNA helicase, whose product is MSEQQQMALPGDEAGSETLQVALRAEVRQVVYSNAENGYCVLRAASASEPGLVTAVGILGQVTPGEMLELSGRWIVHSKFGRQFEVTSFRQTYPATEHGIVRYLSSGLIKGVGPKTAEALVATFGTAVLDIIESEPERLLEVDGIGKKTLERIRESWGTQRDIRTLMLFLQSHDVPTTYAARIYKAFGAEAVERLKENPYELAYLVRGIGFRTADVMAMKLGLPPDSQVRLEAAIVYALFSMSEKGHLFFPEDKLLDQVDRMLEGMESAKLHQALAGLLERKRVVVEEIGTADVQRGVYLQHFYRWEQETASRLYNLVSHPAPTATLEKVERGLPELEAETGIKLSHEQREAVLGAVANKAFIITGGPGTGKTTITRMVVRSLKKAGLKIKLAAPTGRAAKRLSEASGESASTLHRLLQYSPEQGFSINEDSKLKAEAVIIDEASMLDAQLFVSVLRALPLTCRLILVGDVNQLPSVGPGNILSDLLASQVVPSMCLTRIYRQAQESWIVTNAHRVNDGQFPGEDSKAVPPKKDFFWVRQDEPARVQALILQLVCERIPEIYGLDPKRDIQVLTPMHKGEVGTQALNTMLQERLNPLRSGMQEIVRGRTTFRPGDRVLQLRNNYEKEIYNGDLGWVTSVDPEAGEALVDFEGRGVAFEAADLDELTLAYAVSVHKSQGSEYPAVVVPMVTQHYIMLQRNLLYTALTRARELAVLIGSDKAVGIALRANDAEKRYTHLKVRLQELFNQTQLF
- the tig gene encoding trigger factor, which codes for MEYKVEEISPVERKIQVSVPAEEATSAILATTALYRRDADVKGFRKGKVPTDMVEARYRKQIFDEATTDLINLHINQILTELKLVPMSGLKVDAGQIVKGEDFSYSVSFEVAPRLDLPEYKGRKIEQESVEVKDDEVQAVVERIRESLAEVAEVEEPREAKDGDVVTVSFAALAGGEFEGLKADNFQLELGKGQALEGFEQLIIGLKPDEQRTGMISFPADFINEKLAGKSTEVRVHLHSIKEKRLPEMTDELAKKAGNFESVDKMREAITESYTKSRTQLNKSVAQNKLIDQLMEGMEIPLPPSLVEKNIGYMVSERRERLERRGKSLESLGKSMEELQAEFKPEAEKMARTQVFLLAVATNEGLTVDPQEVEAVIRQAAAQSGQEYENLREYHERTGLIHDIKDRILADKASELIYETAEVTEVPPAQSAGGAEASA